A stretch of the Amycolatopsis sp. BJA-103 genome encodes the following:
- a CDS encoding AAA family ATPase: MTSRIQSATPGEQQGEQATGQAPYPTAAGSVSGRQNGRASRASLDELHETARRIAANVERVLVGKPDVIRIALVTLLAEGHLLVEDVPGVGKTSLAKALARSIDCTVSRIQFTPDLLPSDVTGVSIYNRQSGGFEFRPGPVFANIVVGDEINRASPKTQSALLECMEEHQVTVDTSTYHLEEPFMVIATQNPIEMEGTYALPEAQRDRFTARVSIGYPDQQAELAMVDEHAGHNPLADLEPVSDRDSVQRLIETVRSVHMSPEIRRYAVELVSATRQVPEIRLGASPRATLQLVRAARAQAALSGREFVVPDDLHTVAVPVLAHRMVLTTEAHAARRSATDVVRAILHRVPVPQGSQGTNHR; encoded by the coding sequence GTGACGTCGAGAATCCAGTCTGCGACGCCCGGCGAACAGCAGGGCGAGCAGGCAACCGGGCAAGCGCCGTACCCCACGGCCGCGGGCTCGGTGAGCGGCCGTCAGAACGGCCGTGCGAGCAGAGCGTCCCTCGACGAACTGCACGAGACGGCGCGGCGGATCGCCGCCAACGTGGAGCGGGTACTGGTCGGCAAACCCGACGTCATCCGCATCGCGCTCGTGACCCTGCTCGCCGAAGGCCACCTCCTGGTCGAAGACGTCCCCGGGGTCGGCAAGACCTCGCTGGCGAAGGCGCTGGCCCGCTCGATCGACTGCACCGTCAGCCGGATCCAGTTCACCCCCGACCTGTTGCCCAGCGACGTCACCGGGGTGTCCATCTACAACCGGCAGAGCGGCGGGTTCGAGTTCCGGCCCGGCCCGGTGTTCGCGAACATCGTGGTCGGCGACGAGATCAACCGCGCCTCGCCGAAGACGCAGTCGGCCCTGCTCGAATGCATGGAAGAGCACCAGGTCACCGTCGACACCTCGACGTACCACCTCGAAGAGCCGTTCATGGTGATCGCCACCCAGAACCCGATCGAGATGGAGGGCACCTACGCGCTGCCCGAGGCCCAGCGGGACCGGTTCACCGCGCGGGTGTCCATCGGCTACCCCGACCAGCAGGCCGAACTGGCCATGGTCGACGAGCACGCCGGGCACAACCCGCTCGCCGATCTCGAGCCCGTGTCCGACCGCGACTCGGTGCAGCGGCTGATCGAGACGGTGCGCTCGGTGCACATGTCGCCGGAGATCCGCCGGTACGCCGTCGAGCTGGTGTCCGCGACCCGTCAGGTGCCGGAGATCCGCCTCGGCGCTTCCCCGCGCGCCACCCTGCAGCTGGTCCGCGCCGCTCGGGCGCAGGCCGCGCTTTCGGGCCGCGAGTTCGTCGTCCCGGACGACCTGCACACGGTCGCGGTCCCGGTGCTGGCGCACCGCATGGTGCTCACCACCGAAGCGCACGCCGCCCGTCGTTCGGCCACCGACGTGGTCCGCGCGATCCTGCACCGCGTTCCCGTCCCGCAGGGCTCCCAGGGCACGAACCACCGCTGA
- a CDS encoding DUF3558 domain-containing protein: MLTVLTVSACGQGAAGQAQVPSTEKVVAGASVQGTLPPAVLDPCALLGPRDRSSAGLNVLGVPKEINGARACDWTVPATFGVTITVDEKNGLADLEIARKTATRTKVGDREALKVADKKAADGTCAVLLGMGDKASVQIDVSNTNFTDTPLACERAVTVAGLAEPKLP, translated from the coding sequence GTGCTCACCGTCCTCACAGTGTCCGCCTGTGGGCAAGGAGCCGCAGGCCAGGCGCAGGTTCCGAGCACCGAGAAGGTGGTCGCCGGAGCTTCGGTCCAGGGCACGCTGCCGCCCGCCGTGCTGGATCCCTGCGCGCTGCTCGGCCCGCGGGACCGGTCGAGTGCCGGGCTGAACGTGCTCGGTGTCCCGAAGGAGATCAACGGCGCCCGCGCCTGCGACTGGACGGTGCCCGCCACCTTCGGCGTCACCATCACCGTGGACGAGAAGAACGGGCTGGCGGACCTCGAGATCGCGCGCAAGACCGCCACCAGGACCAAGGTCGGTGACCGGGAGGCGCTCAAGGTCGCGGACAAGAAGGCCGCCGACGGGACCTGCGCGGTCCTGCTCGGCATGGGGGACAAGGCGAGCGTCCAGATCGACGTGAGCAACACGAACTTCACCGACACCCCGCTCGCCTGCGAGCGCGCGGTGACGGTGGCGGGACTGGCCGAACCCAAACTGCCTTAG
- a CDS encoding PE-PGRS family protein: MPEGETPGREVPVAATRYEAYSHEALAAEVEAGNDPEAAGGIGAAWDALARRMHDATSELAGLVSSSEENWRGEAGDALRGVLSTASGWLTWSADLSSALGQAVSGQAEAAARARADMPPPVDYDPGAMIRGAAAGGNLALLAALADEMEAKHAEAEAARRKAVDVMNTRDASLHSLTPRISFGKPPELGRS; the protein is encoded by the coding sequence GTGCCTGAAGGAGAGACGCCGGGCCGCGAGGTCCCGGTCGCGGCCACGCGGTACGAGGCCTACAGCCACGAGGCACTGGCCGCCGAAGTCGAAGCGGGCAACGACCCCGAGGCGGCCGGCGGCATCGGTGCCGCCTGGGACGCGCTCGCGCGGCGAATGCACGACGCGACGTCGGAACTGGCCGGGCTGGTCAGCAGTAGTGAGGAGAACTGGCGCGGTGAGGCGGGTGACGCGCTCCGCGGCGTGCTGTCCACGGCGTCCGGCTGGCTGACCTGGTCCGCCGATCTCTCGTCCGCGCTGGGGCAGGCCGTCTCCGGACAGGCCGAGGCGGCCGCGCGCGCCCGCGCGGACATGCCGCCGCCGGTGGACTACGACCCCGGCGCGATGATCCGCGGCGCCGCGGCGGGCGGGAACCTCGCGCTTCTCGCCGCGCTCGCCGACGAGATGGAGGCCAAGCACGCGGAGGCCGAGGCGGCTAGGCGCAAGGCCGTCGACGTCATGAACACCCGCGACGCCTCACTGCATTCGCTGACCCCGCGGATCTCGTTCGGGAAGCCGCCCGAGCTGGGGCGGTCTTGA
- a CDS encoding ESX secretion-associated protein EspG has translation MIRVSASAFDVLWSDLGHAAPPWPLSVRSVGGTEAERAEIRGAVYENLVERGLYDGDRLDAALEARLDLLARADVYVECEALADMTAEAPFRAVAAARGRHGVLATQPEQTIALSGIGDGGVFAAIVDVLPELRPGPGYGISLPAARFDGDLEDPVFGDGGRSSASDDQLREVLAIQARPVYSAGQFTVRTRDRDGRAHRAGGLTWFDTDVGAYCAARTEGRGGQAWVTVSPVDGPRLAARLASLLDPDR, from the coding sequence TTGATCCGGGTTTCCGCGTCGGCGTTCGACGTTCTCTGGTCCGATCTCGGCCACGCGGCCCCGCCGTGGCCGCTGTCCGTCCGCAGTGTCGGCGGCACGGAAGCGGAACGCGCGGAGATCCGCGGCGCGGTCTACGAAAACCTTGTAGAACGCGGCCTTTATGACGGAGATCGGCTCGATGCCGCGTTGGAAGCGCGACTGGACCTTCTCGCGCGCGCCGACGTCTACGTCGAATGTGAGGCTCTGGCCGACATGACGGCCGAAGCGCCGTTCCGCGCCGTCGCGGCCGCGCGCGGGCGGCACGGCGTGCTGGCCACCCAGCCCGAACAGACCATCGCGCTGTCCGGGATCGGCGACGGCGGGGTGTTCGCCGCGATCGTCGACGTCCTGCCGGAGCTGCGGCCCGGCCCCGGCTACGGGATCAGCCTGCCCGCGGCGCGCTTCGACGGTGACCTGGAAGATCCGGTGTTCGGCGACGGCGGACGATCGTCGGCTTCGGACGATCAGCTGCGCGAGGTGCTCGCGATCCAGGCGCGGCCGGTCTACAGCGCGGGCCAGTTCACCGTGCGGACCCGGGACCGCGACGGCCGGGCGCACCGGGCGGGCGGGCTGACCTGGTTCGACACCGACGTCGGCGCGTACTGCGCCGCGCGGACCGAGGGGCGCGGCGGGCAGGCCTGGGTCACCGTGTCCCCTGTGGACGGTCCCCGGCTGGCCGCGCGGCTGGCTTCGCTGCTGGACCCTGACCGCTAG